One Paraburkholderia agricolaris genomic region harbors:
- a CDS encoding helix-turn-helix domain-containing protein translates to MQPVNQTSSAVEIHCCRNIDEQAMLLDAWNQSYCQISRGAFDGSVSSFSAGGVRVLVERLNRTVYQRGQVALSRLAVGVPFQLEGHALLCGQTSHRDGLHVFSGDGGFEFLSPDKHVVVNLEIEPGAIADELVRVQLEGIAPLLGKRPGILNVDPARLQGFREVLLRLLDAVAATPALLDNAGVAASFEKSVIFGLAEALQGMRDADPHGQLEARTARNWQLVRGVRELVEESPDCPLSVAELCARFRASRRTLQYAFEDTVGVNPSAYIRAVRLDHVRRELRSAGSVTEVATRWGFWHFGNFSNEYRGQFGELPRETWRRSRS, encoded by the coding sequence ATGCAGCCGGTCAATCAGACAAGCAGCGCCGTCGAGATCCACTGTTGCCGGAACATCGACGAACAGGCGATGTTGCTCGACGCATGGAACCAGAGCTATTGCCAGATTTCGCGCGGCGCCTTCGACGGCTCGGTGAGTTCGTTCTCTGCGGGCGGGGTACGGGTGCTGGTGGAACGCCTGAACCGCACGGTCTATCAACGCGGGCAAGTCGCGCTATCCAGGCTGGCCGTGGGCGTTCCATTTCAGCTCGAAGGACATGCGCTGCTGTGCGGGCAGACGAGTCATCGTGACGGCCTGCATGTCTTTTCCGGCGATGGCGGGTTTGAGTTTTTATCGCCCGACAAGCACGTGGTGGTGAACCTGGAAATTGAGCCTGGCGCGATTGCCGATGAGCTGGTGCGCGTGCAGCTCGAGGGCATAGCGCCGTTGCTGGGCAAGAGGCCTGGCATACTGAATGTCGATCCGGCGAGATTGCAGGGCTTTCGCGAGGTGCTTCTGCGCTTGCTCGACGCGGTGGCGGCTACGCCGGCTTTGCTCGATAACGCGGGTGTGGCGGCTTCGTTCGAGAAGTCGGTGATCTTTGGTCTTGCCGAGGCATTGCAGGGGATGCGGGATGCCGATCCGCACGGGCAACTCGAGGCGCGGACCGCGCGGAACTGGCAGCTTGTGCGCGGTGTGCGCGAGCTGGTGGAGGAGTCGCCGGATTGTCCGTTGTCGGTCGCTGAGCTATGCGCGCGGTTTCGTGCGAGCCGGCGGACTTTGCAGTATGCGTTTGAGGATACGGTTGGGGTGAATCCTTCGGCTTATATACGAGCTGTTCGGCTCGATCATGTGCGGCGGGAATTACGGAGTGCCGGGTCGGTTACCGAGGTCGCTACGCGGTGGGGGTTTTGGCATTTTGGGAATTTTTCCAACGAGTATCGAGGGCAGTTTGGGGAGTTGCCGAGGGAGACCTGGCGGCGGAGTAGAAGTTAA
- a CDS encoding glycosyltransferase family 4 protein encodes MRILQLVHAPRLSGAEVLVKGLAIHHQRGGHEVCIASLLPQQDDFVDIRAELEAAGVTCLFPGVHYGRVGKLLHLYRVVRQFRPDFIVAHATLAALYVRLLPVHTPIAWVMHSGVNDFENSALKQAERLLSRRARAVIGVSQKNIDEYLREIGKHPALVVIPNGVDASLFAQDNGAPAPDIAVPAKQIVQLGRYIEGKSQLHTIRAFERVVQSEPEARLLLCGVVEDVAYHEAVVSLVHQLGLDSRVTVCGPRSDVAAILRSSRVFAMPSQFEAQSIGFLEALASGIPVVASRIPSFVFASGFAGVNLVDTADPEAYGRALLKALDTPRANRQLAGYTLHDTADRYMKIARQFVQPLQMSA; translated from the coding sequence GTGAGAATTCTTCAGTTGGTTCACGCACCGCGACTTTCCGGGGCAGAGGTGCTGGTAAAGGGGCTTGCGATTCATCATCAGCGCGGCGGCCATGAGGTCTGCATCGCGTCGCTGCTTCCCCAGCAGGACGATTTCGTCGACATTCGCGCGGAGCTCGAGGCCGCGGGCGTCACCTGCCTGTTTCCAGGCGTTCACTACGGCAGGGTGGGCAAGCTGCTGCATCTGTATCGCGTGGTGCGTCAGTTTCGCCCCGACTTCATCGTGGCTCATGCCACGCTCGCCGCACTCTATGTGCGTCTTCTGCCCGTGCATACGCCGATCGCTTGGGTAATGCACTCCGGTGTCAATGACTTCGAGAACAGCGCGCTCAAGCAGGCCGAGCGGCTGCTGTCGCGGCGGGCCAGAGCGGTCATCGGCGTGTCGCAGAAAAATATCGATGAGTATCTAAGAGAAATCGGCAAACACCCGGCGCTGGTCGTGATCCCGAACGGGGTCGATGCATCGCTGTTCGCGCAGGACAACGGCGCACCGGCACCGGATATCGCCGTGCCCGCGAAGCAGATCGTTCAGCTAGGCCGCTATATAGAAGGCAAGAGTCAGTTGCACACGATCCGCGCGTTCGAGCGTGTCGTGCAGAGCGAGCCCGAGGCGCGCCTGCTGTTGTGTGGTGTCGTCGAAGACGTCGCTTATCACGAGGCGGTAGTGTCGCTCGTTCATCAGCTTGGTCTGGACAGCCGCGTGACGGTATGCGGACCGCGTTCGGATGTTGCCGCGATCCTGCGCTCCTCGCGCGTCTTCGCGATGCCTTCGCAATTCGAAGCGCAAAGCATTGGCTTTCTGGAAGCGCTCGCTTCGGGCATTCCTGTCGTGGCGAGCCGGATTCCGTCGTTCGTCTTTGCCAGCGGATTTGCGGGCGTCAATCTCGTCGATACGGCCGATCCCGAGGCCTATGGCCGCGCGTTGCTCAAGGCGCTCGACACGCCGCGTGCCAACCGGCAACTGGCGGGATACACGTTGCATGACACCGCGGATCGCTACATGAAGATCGCGCGGCAGTTCGTCCAGCCGCTGCAGATGTCGGCCTGA
- a CDS encoding PIG-L family deacetylase — protein sequence MRSSAARLVRDSSLAFLALLFFALIPASAHAADCSAGTLVTVVAHLDDDLLFVDPAISERLDAGWCITTVHLIGGANGANFAYVQTRERASRLAYARMAGVPDEWIETNIPVAGKLVHQMVLKAKPQVRLLELRLPGGAVRGGRVPLGLLWEQRATLSTYPMNADGSVRVQYDRASLSATLKAILAEASQIYTLNPDTVPFLEHPDHIYAARITRHVAQTLNKSVPIVYHVTYPTGDWPGNVPAAEVQRKRDIVASYFSIDGNESSHVFGEFQWDGNWVARRYAFADRSDHRIADFQPRPIQLFNAAANRCLTSAGSGHAPTLAECTGSAAQQWRWDPLTVYPGNTQNAALVSVATSQCIAERDGYLISEACDQWDMAQRWTPWDFGLVYTPQRHCLGENDGKLTMRGCTALTTRYRWATTQHTQATDLRLATAMVGDIAGTGDASAVYVQRQHDGPGFNVYAASLVKASPPALWYASTVPFDPRATAASCTNDALCFDSARFLLGDFDGNGKADLMVITARQGGTAFWLLRSTGERFEAPRLWLQTSNAFRPELTQQYVAADFNGTGRAGVLIAQKRTDSGLDLWLASSTNSAGTAPTLVAQAKALPQNVNLLPVQVPGSRASLVAVGAANGRLALTQIANDGTRMSVGERRLLPANFQPDFVKVTLGAVHGKASSTLILSIPHFDGATDDAVIDIATLDTADASSVAVQAATLRGMSWSDVFPFFVRDKRNAALVLYRRTDATLGNFYFTGGAPALTRYPVGDGFALGPAQELGELPGLFSETVRIDRLAQ from the coding sequence ATGCGATCATCGGCAGCCAGGCTCGTTCGCGATTCATCCCTTGCTTTTCTAGCGCTACTCTTCTTCGCTCTCATTCCCGCTTCGGCGCACGCGGCCGATTGCAGCGCCGGTACGCTGGTCACGGTCGTCGCTCACCTCGATGACGATCTGCTCTTCGTGGACCCCGCTATCAGCGAACGGCTCGATGCCGGCTGGTGCATCACCACCGTGCATCTGATCGGCGGCGCCAATGGGGCGAACTTCGCTTACGTACAGACTCGCGAGCGGGCTTCGCGGCTTGCCTATGCGCGGATGGCGGGGGTGCCCGACGAATGGATCGAAACGAATATTCCAGTTGCCGGCAAGCTCGTGCATCAGATGGTGCTGAAGGCGAAGCCGCAGGTTCGCCTGCTCGAACTCCGGCTACCAGGCGGCGCCGTGCGGGGCGGCCGCGTACCGCTCGGCCTCCTGTGGGAGCAGCGCGCCACGCTCTCCACCTATCCGATGAACGCCGACGGATCCGTGCGCGTGCAATACGATCGGGCCTCGCTGTCGGCCACACTGAAAGCGATACTCGCCGAGGCCTCGCAGATCTACACACTCAATCCCGACACCGTGCCGTTTCTCGAGCATCCCGATCATATCTACGCCGCACGTATTACACGCCACGTCGCTCAGACGTTGAACAAAAGCGTGCCGATCGTCTATCACGTCACCTATCCGACCGGCGACTGGCCCGGCAACGTGCCGGCGGCTGAAGTGCAGCGCAAGCGCGATATCGTCGCCAGCTATTTTTCTATCGACGGCAACGAGTCCTCGCACGTATTCGGCGAGTTCCAGTGGGACGGCAACTGGGTCGCGCGCCGCTATGCTTTTGCCGATCGCAGCGACCATCGCATCGCGGATTTCCAACCGCGTCCCATACAGCTCTTCAACGCGGCGGCAAACCGCTGCCTGACTTCCGCGGGCAGCGGCCATGCGCCGACACTCGCCGAGTGCACGGGCTCTGCCGCACAACAATGGCGCTGGGATCCACTCACTGTCTATCCTGGCAATACGCAGAACGCCGCGCTCGTCAGCGTCGCGACTTCGCAATGCATCGCCGAACGCGACGGCTATCTGATCTCCGAGGCCTGCGATCAATGGGACATGGCGCAGCGCTGGACACCGTGGGACTTCGGCCTCGTCTATACGCCGCAGCGGCACTGCCTCGGCGAGAACGACGGCAAGCTCACCATGCGCGGCTGCACGGCCCTTACCACACGCTACCGTTGGGCAACCACGCAACACACGCAGGCAACCGATTTGCGGCTCGCCACTGCCATGGTTGGCGACATCGCCGGCACCGGTGACGCTTCCGCCGTGTATGTGCAGCGACAGCACGACGGGCCCGGATTCAACGTCTATGCGGCGTCGCTCGTGAAAGCCTCGCCCCCCGCGCTCTGGTACGCGAGCACGGTCCCATTCGATCCTCGCGCCACCGCGGCGAGCTGCACGAATGACGCGCTGTGCTTCGACAGCGCACGTTTTCTGCTCGGCGATTTCGACGGTAACGGCAAGGCTGACTTGATGGTCATCACCGCACGCCAGGGCGGCACTGCATTCTGGCTGCTGCGCAGTACCGGCGAGCGCTTCGAGGCGCCACGTCTCTGGCTCCAGACCAGCAATGCGTTCAGGCCTGAGTTGACGCAGCAGTATGTCGCGGCGGATTTCAACGGAACCGGACGTGCCGGCGTGCTGATCGCGCAGAAGCGAACCGACAGCGGACTCGACCTCTGGCTCGCGTCTTCCACGAACTCCGCAGGCACGGCGCCCACGCTCGTGGCGCAGGCCAAAGCCCTGCCGCAAAACGTCAATCTCCTACCGGTTCAGGTGCCGGGGTCCCGCGCGTCATTAGTTGCGGTGGGGGCTGCGAACGGCCGGCTCGCGCTCACGCAGATCGCCAACGACGGCACTCGCATGAGTGTCGGCGAACGCCGACTATTGCCGGCGAATTTCCAGCCCGATTTCGTCAAGGTGACACTCGGCGCCGTACATGGCAAAGCGAGCAGTACGCTGATTCTTTCGATACCGCATTTCGACGGCGCAACCGACGACGCGGTTATCGATATCGCCACGCTCGATACAGCGGATGCGAGCAGCGTAGCTGTCCAGGCGGCGACATTGCGTGGCATGTCCTGGTCGGACGTCTTTCCGTTTTTCGTGCGCGACAAACGCAATGCGGCGCTCGTGCTGTACCGGCGAACCGATGCGACGCTGGGGAATTTCTATTTCACCGGCGGCGCACCGGCGCTAACGCGCTACCCGGTAGGCGACGGCTTCGCCCTGGGTCCGGCCCAGGAACTCGGCGAACTGCCGGGACTGTTTTCGGAGACGGTGCGGATCGACCGGCTGGCGCAATAA
- a CDS encoding MFS transporter — MKSSKHAVYATAVGDAGALGGLPSDAGASAGGRAEEIALDGARISARLDRLPATRSIWQLVMLLSLGLFFELYDLMFSGYIAPGLVRSGILTATMHGLFGTSGVASFIAALFAGLFIGTAACGFLADRFGRRAIFTWSLLWYTAANVVMAFQDTALGLNLWRFIAGIGIGVEIVTIGTYISELVPKHVRGRASAFSQAVGFCAVPIVAFLSYLLVPHRYFGLDGWRLVVLTGVVGAIVVWWIRRRLPESPRWLAQKGRIEEADAVMKRLEARVEREYGRPLPEPALPEPVRARAAFRDLLMPPYRKRTLMLIIFHVFQTMGYYGFANWIPTLLIRQGITVTTSLMYASVIAIAAPLGPLLGMLIADRFERKTVIICMAAVNVVCGLLFSQARETVLLVSLGVCLVLAGNIISYSYHAYQAELFPTGIRARAVGFVYSWSRLSAMFSAFVIAGCLSRFGVNGVFVFISGAMVVVMVAIGTLGPKTRDVALEDISK; from the coding sequence ATGAAATCGTCGAAGCATGCGGTATATGCGACAGCGGTTGGCGATGCCGGCGCGCTGGGTGGTTTGCCTTCAGACGCCGGCGCATCGGCGGGCGGCCGCGCTGAAGAGATCGCGCTGGACGGTGCGCGCATTTCCGCGCGGCTCGACCGCCTGCCCGCCACGCGCTCGATCTGGCAATTGGTGATGCTGTTGAGCCTCGGGCTTTTCTTCGAGCTGTACGACCTGATGTTCTCCGGCTACATCGCGCCGGGTCTCGTGCGTAGCGGCATTCTCACCGCGACGATGCATGGTTTGTTCGGCACGAGTGGCGTAGCGAGCTTCATCGCGGCGTTGTTTGCCGGCCTGTTCATTGGCACGGCGGCATGCGGTTTTCTCGCCGACCGTTTCGGGCGGCGCGCGATCTTCACCTGGTCGTTGCTCTGGTACACCGCGGCCAACGTCGTCATGGCGTTCCAGGATACGGCGCTCGGGTTGAACCTCTGGCGCTTCATCGCGGGGATCGGTATTGGGGTGGAGATCGTGACGATCGGCACGTACATCTCCGAGCTCGTGCCGAAGCACGTGCGCGGTCGCGCATCGGCCTTTTCGCAGGCCGTCGGTTTCTGCGCGGTACCGATCGTGGCGTTTCTATCGTACTTGCTGGTGCCGCACCGTTACTTCGGTCTCGACGGCTGGCGTCTGGTTGTGCTGACCGGCGTGGTGGGCGCGATCGTGGTGTGGTGGATTCGCCGGCGTTTGCCGGAGAGCCCGCGCTGGCTCGCGCAGAAGGGCCGCATCGAGGAAGCCGACGCGGTGATGAAGCGGCTTGAAGCGCGCGTCGAACGGGAATATGGACGGCCTTTGCCGGAGCCGGCGTTGCCCGAACCGGTGCGTGCGCGTGCGGCGTTTCGCGATCTGCTGATGCCGCCGTATCGCAAGCGCACGCTGATGCTGATTATCTTCCACGTATTCCAGACGATGGGTTATTACGGCTTCGCGAACTGGATTCCGACGTTGTTGATCAGGCAGGGCATTACCGTCACGACGAGTTTGATGTATGCGAGCGTCATTGCGATTGCTGCGCCGTTGGGACCATTGCTGGGGATGCTGATTGCCGACCGCTTCGAGCGTAAGACGGTGATTATCTGCATGGCGGCGGTGAACGTGGTGTGCGGGCTGCTGTTCAGCCAGGCGCGGGAGACGGTATTGCTCGTGAGCCTGGGTGTGTGCCTGGTGCTGGCGGGCAATATCATTTCGTATAGCTACCACGCATATCAGGCCGAGCTATTTCCGACTGGTATTCGGGCGAGGGCGGTGGGATTTGTTTATTCGTGGAGCCGGCTTTCGGCGATGTTTTCCGCGTTTGTGATTGCGGGGTGTTTGAGCCGTTTTGGTGTGAATGGGGTGTTCGTGTTTATTTCGGGCGCGATGGTGGTGGTGATGGTGGCCATTGGAACGCTTGGGCCGAAGACGCGGGATGTTGCGTTGGAGGATATTTCGAAGTGA
- a CDS encoding amino acid permease, whose translation MDINTAVPSAEPADNDVKLLHKMGYAQELSRRMGAFSNFAVSFSLICILSGGITSFQMGLSAAGGASIGLGWPLGSLFALVVAAAMAQIASSYPTAGGLYHWSSILGGKMWGWLTAWLNLLGLVFVVAAINYGTYDPFFRTLIAPMFGVSPDSLGWWQQTLFLTAITASQAFLNHRGIRITSKITDLSGYLIFVVTIMLVVSLLVYSPVKIDLSRLYTFTNFTGVDGGAWPKQTIAMAFLSGLLLTAYTITGFDASAHTSEETRQAARNVPRGIIGSVFWSTTFGYVMVCAFVLVMPDIGAAVKQGTGFFEAILAPIPGPLRILIELLMFFINYVCGLAAVTSTSRMMFAFARDGGLPGSKWLRKVNAAHRTPGAAIWTSAVLAIVVTLYGDAFTVLSAGSAVFLFISYAMPIASGIFAEGRTWKEKGPFQLGMLSKPFAVAAVFGALVLAYVGMQPPNQKVVYVIVGLLAVLLAIWYGAGVRKSFAGPPVGKVSKEREQELNGLEGRLGES comes from the coding sequence ATGGACATCAACACGGCCGTGCCGTCGGCGGAACCCGCCGACAACGACGTCAAGCTGTTGCACAAGATGGGCTACGCGCAGGAACTGTCACGGCGCATGGGGGCGTTCTCGAACTTCGCGGTGTCGTTCTCGCTGATCTGCATTCTGTCGGGCGGTATCACATCCTTCCAGATGGGGTTGTCGGCGGCGGGCGGGGCGTCGATCGGGCTCGGCTGGCCGCTCGGCTCGCTGTTCGCGTTGGTCGTGGCGGCTGCGATGGCGCAGATCGCGTCGTCGTATCCGACCGCCGGCGGCCTCTATCACTGGAGTTCGATTCTGGGCGGCAAGATGTGGGGATGGCTCACCGCCTGGCTGAATCTGCTCGGCCTCGTGTTTGTTGTCGCCGCGATCAATTACGGCACCTATGATCCGTTCTTTCGCACGCTGATCGCACCGATGTTCGGTGTCAGTCCCGATTCGCTCGGCTGGTGGCAGCAGACGCTCTTCCTGACGGCGATCACCGCTTCGCAAGCATTCCTGAATCATCGCGGCATTCGCATCACCAGCAAGATCACGGACCTGTCGGGTTATCTGATCTTCGTGGTGACGATCATGCTGGTGGTATCCCTACTGGTCTACTCGCCAGTCAAGATCGATCTGTCACGGCTCTATACCTTCACCAACTTCACCGGTGTCGATGGCGGCGCATGGCCCAAGCAGACTATCGCCATGGCATTTCTGTCGGGCCTGCTGCTGACCGCCTATACGATCACGGGCTTCGACGCTTCCGCGCATACCTCGGAGGAAACGCGTCAGGCGGCACGCAATGTGCCGCGCGGCATTATCGGTTCGGTGTTCTGGTCGACCACATTCGGCTACGTGATGGTGTGCGCCTTCGTGCTGGTCATGCCGGATATTGGCGCAGCGGTAAAGCAGGGCACGGGATTCTTCGAAGCGATTCTCGCGCCGATTCCGGGACCGCTGCGCATCCTGATCGAACTGCTGATGTTCTTCATCAACTACGTATGCGGTCTCGCCGCCGTCACATCGACCTCGCGCATGATGTTCGCATTCGCTCGCGATGGCGGTTTGCCGGGTTCGAAGTGGCTGCGCAAAGTGAATGCGGCGCACCGTACACCGGGTGCCGCGATCTGGACCTCGGCGGTGCTGGCGATCGTGGTGACCTTGTACGGCGATGCGTTCACGGTGTTGAGCGCGGGTAGCGCCGTGTTCCTGTTCATCTCATACGCCATGCCGATTGCGTCCGGTATTTTTGCCGAAGGCCGCACATGGAAAGAAAAGGGTCCGTTCCAGTTAGGCATGTTGTCGAAGCCGTTCGCAGTGGCCGCGGTGTTCGGCGCACTCGTGCTCGCCTATGTCGGCATGCAGCCGCCGAACCAGAAAGTGGTGTACGTGATTGTCGGATTGCTCGCGGTACTGCTGGCGATCTGGTACGGCGCCGGTGTGCGCAAGAGCTTTGCAGGGCCGCCGGTCGGCAAGGTGTCGAAGGAACGCGAGCAGGAATTGAACGGTCTGGAGGGACGGCTGGGGGAAAGCTGA
- a CDS encoding SDR family NAD(P)-dependent oxidoreductase, which yields MSRSAGRLEGKIAIVSGGATGAGGAASLLFAQEGAQVAVVDINTDAGEEVVTRIRAAGGTAELFAADVSKRAAVDAAVANIMARFGRIDVLFNHAGSIVVKPFVDTTDEDYDWLMNVNVKSMFMMTRAVLPHMLAAGGGSIVCTASISSVAATPLEVLYCTTKGACAMFARSIAVEYRDRGIRCNAVCPGFIDTPHGRREISALAKYGFDASEAALSVQQGRLCAPEEVARAALFLASDDASFVNGAHLYVDNCFTAA from the coding sequence ATGAGCAGATCGGCAGGCAGGCTGGAAGGCAAGATCGCAATCGTGTCGGGCGGCGCAACGGGCGCGGGCGGCGCGGCGTCGCTGCTGTTCGCGCAGGAAGGCGCGCAGGTCGCGGTGGTCGATATCAATACCGATGCGGGCGAGGAAGTCGTAACGCGCATTCGCGCGGCAGGCGGCACAGCCGAGCTATTTGCCGCCGATGTATCAAAGCGCGCAGCGGTCGACGCCGCCGTGGCGAACATCATGGCGCGTTTCGGGCGCATCGACGTGCTGTTCAACCACGCCGGCAGTATCGTCGTGAAGCCCTTCGTGGATACCACCGACGAAGACTACGACTGGCTCATGAACGTCAACGTGAAAAGCATGTTCATGATGACGCGCGCAGTGCTGCCGCATATGCTCGCTGCGGGCGGCGGTTCGATCGTGTGTACGGCGTCGATCTCATCCGTGGCGGCCACGCCGCTCGAAGTGCTGTACTGCACGACCAAAGGCGCGTGCGCGATGTTCGCGCGCTCGATTGCGGTCGAGTATCGCGACCGCGGCATTCGTTGCAATGCGGTGTGCCCCGGCTTCATCGACACGCCACACGGACGGCGCGAAATCAGCGCGCTCGCCAAGTATGGGTTCGATGCGAGCGAGGCGGCGCTGTCGGTGCAGCAAGGCCGTCTGTGCGCGCCGGAAGAAGTCGCACGCGCCGCGCTCTTTCTCGCCAGCGACGACGCCAGTTTCGTCAACGGCGCCCACCTGTACGTGGATAACTGCTTTACGGCTGCGTGA